A region of Trachemys scripta elegans isolate TJP31775 chromosome 24, CAS_Tse_1.0, whole genome shotgun sequence DNA encodes the following proteins:
- the LOC117869896 gene encoding phospholipase A2 inhibitor subunit gamma B-like — MEASLVVCILAALLATGSCLECEVCEGSGTSCSGTVQTCAAGYDSCGIIVTETTIVGMKQQVIAKSCMTSGSCKVGPLTMNFGNGVTIKQGIACCVGDACRTTTVTGTYPQLCLSSPIPCTSGCLEPAPR, encoded by the exons ATGGAGGCTTCTCTTGTCGTCTGCATCCTCGCTGCTCTCCTGGCTACGG gGTCCTGTCTGGAGTGTGAGGTTTGTGAAGGATCAGGAACCAGCTGTTCGGGCACCGTACAGACCTGCGCCGCTGGGTATGACTCTTGTGGCATCATTGTGACAGAAACCACAATTG TGGGAATGAAGCAACAGGTCATTGCCAAGAGCTGTATGACATCAGGAAGTTGTAAAGTTGGACCCCTCACTATGAATTTTGGGAATGGAGTGACAATAAAGCAGGGCATCGCCTGCTGTGTGGGAGATGCCTGCAGAACCACCACTGTTACAGGTacctatccccagctctgcctctcctcccccatcccctgcacctCCGGCTGCCTGGAACCTGCCCCACGATAA